The Acidobacteriaceae bacterium genome contains the following window.
GACTCGAACTCGGCGATGTTGTCGCGGACGAGCTTGAGCTCGTTGAGGATTTCGTCGACGGAGAGCTGGGTGAGGCGGTAGAGCTGCAGTTCGAGGATGGCGTCGATCTGGCGGTAGGAGAGGATCAGCGTGCCGGTGGAGTTGCCTGCAAGCTGCGCGGAGACGCTGCCGCCGGCGAGGTCGATGCCGTACTTGGCAGGGTCGAGCGAAACGCCCTTGATCTCAGTGCCGCGGAGCGTGATGCGGCGATTGGAGAAGAATTGGAAGAGGTTCTCGCGAGCGTCGGCGCGGCTGGCGGACTGACGGATGATCTTGATGACGGAGTCGAGATGGTCGAGCGCGATCTGCTGGCCGAGCAGGATGTGTTCACGGTCGCGGGCCTTGTTGAGCAGGAAGGCGGTGCGGCGGCGGACGACGTCGATGCGGTGATCGATGAAGGCGTGGATGGCCGCGGGGAGCGAGAGCTCCTTGGGCTGATTGTTGTGCACAGCCAGGAAGATCATCGAGAAGCTTTCCTGCATCTGTGTGTGCTTGTAGAGCTGGTTGAGGACGATCTCATGCTGGGCGCCGCGCTTGAGTTCGATGACGATGCGCATGCCGTCGCGGTCGGACTCGTCGCGCACGTCGGAGATGTCGTCGATGATCTTCTCGTTGACGAGCTCGGCGATGCGCTTGATGAGGTTTGATTTGTTGACCTGGTAGGGAATCTCGGTGGTGATGATTGCCTGACGGCCGCCGCTGATCTGCTCGAGGCCACACTTGGCGCGCATGATGAAGCGGCCGCGGCCGGTCTTGTAGGTCTGCGCGAGATTGCCGCGGCCATAGAGATAGCCGCCGGTGGGGAAGTCGGGACCTTTGACGTGATCGAGAACGATCGCGAGGTCGGGGCGCGCGTCGGACTTTTCCTTCTGGATGAGCGCGATTGTCGCGTTGAGGACCTCGGTGAGATTGTGCGGCGGGATGTTCGTCGCCATGCCGACGGCGATGCCGGTGCTGCCATTGACGATGAGGTTGGGAATGCGTGCGGGAAGGACGCTCGGCTCGGTGGTGGACTCGTCGTAGTTGGGGACGAAGTCGACGGTTTCTGAATCGATGTCCGCGAGCATCTCGCCGGCGAGGCGCATCATGCGGCTTTCGGTGTAACGCATGGCGGCGGGCGGGTCGCCGTCGACGGAGCCGAAGTTGCCCTGGCCGTCGATGAGCGGATAGCGCAGCGAGAAGGGCTGCGCGAGACGGACCATCGTGTCGTAGATGGCGGAATCGCCGTGCGGATGGTAATTACCCATCACGTGGCCGACGACCTTGGCCGACTTGGTGTACTTCTTGTTGAACTGCAGGCCCATCTCCTGCATGCCGTAGAGGACGCGGCGATGCACGGGCTTGAGGCCGTCGCGGGCGTCAGGCAGGGCGCGGCCGATGATGACCGACATCGAGTAGTCGAGATACGACCGGCGCATCTCCTCCTCGATGTTGATGGGCAGAAGCTGCAGGGCTCCGGGACCTGTGGGCGCGCCGGGGCCGTCTCCTCCGCCGCCAGGAGGCGGGTTGTTGGAGTTGGCGTCCTGTGCGCTGGGTGGGTCGTTGGGGTTGGAGCCGAGGGGGAGCTGGTTCTGGTCGTCAGGCATCGTCACGCAAACTTTCTATGTATCGTCACCTCTTATTATAGGCGTTTTGCAACGTTGATAGCGGCAGGTGCCGGTGTGGATACGCGACGCAGAATGAGCAACTTGCAGGCAGAGAAAAGGGGCGCCCGAAGGCGCCCCGAAGTGGGTGTGTAATGGATGAGATTAGAAGTAGAATCTTGCGCCGAGCTGCGTCTGACGTGCGTTCGCGGCGGAAGTGATTTCGCCGAAGGCGGTATTGGCGCCACCGACCTCCCAAAGTGAACTCGGGTTGTTGAAGCTCGTGTGGTTGAAGACGTTATCGCTTTCCATGCGGAGCTGCAACCTCATGACACCATCGTTGGAAAGGATGAAGTTCTTCGCGAGAACGAGGTTCGTGTTGTTGGCCCCCGGCCCGTGATACGGGTTGCGATGCACGTTACCGAAGCTGCCGATCGGTTCGTCAGTGATGAAGCCGTTGTTGGCAAACCACTGGCCCTTTGCGGACAGATTGCGTGGGTTGGTGCGAACGAGCGGACCCGACTGAACAGGAACGTCCGGGCAGGCGTAGAAGCTGTAGTTGGGCGAGCACCAGAGCGAGCGCCCGGTGGTGCCAGCATAGGAGATGTCATACGGCTCGCCGGTGTTCAGCGTCAGGATTCCGCTGATCTCCCAGCCTGAGAGCGCGAGGCTCATTGGACTGAAGGCGCTGCCATGAATCAGGGGTGAGGTATAGACGGGCGAGAAGACAAAGTGATGACGCACGTCGTAGGTCGAATCGCCGTAGTTCAACGACTTCTGGAACTGGTTCCAAGCTCGCTGACCACTGTTGCCGAAGCCGCTGTTCTCGAAGCTCGACGCATCGTCCATCGCGTGAGCGTAGGTGTAGCTGGCCTGGAACTGCAAGCCATGGGTAACAGCCTTGGTGATGCTTGCCTGTAAAGAGTTGTAGTTAGAGCTTGCGTAGGAACCTACTTCGCCGATCTCGATGAAGTTGGGGTTGTTTCCAATGGTATGGCTTGGATAGACACCCGATTGCGAATTGCGTTGTGCAACGCAGCTCGGATCGGCGACGCAGGCCGCGTGACCTGCGGCTGTCTCGTAATCGCCCTCATAGGTGACCTGATTGTGCTTGCCAAGAGCACCTACGTAGCTGAGGCGAGCCACCATACGCGAGGGGAGTTCACGCTCCACGGAGAGTTGGAAGTTCTCCGAGTAAGGGGCACGGAAGGATTGATCGTAGCTGCTGATGTTGAAGACGGGCTCCAGGCTGCTCCAGGCGATGCTGGATCCGCGGGACGGAGCGACATAAGGGAAGCGGTTGTTCTCACTCGTCTGGCTGAGAGGTGCGCCAGTCGGGTCGTTGCCACCGTTGATGTCCACGAACGGATTCACGACGGAAGGAGTTCCGCCGAAGTCATTTGCGCCACCGCTCTGGAAGCCGAAGGGCGGCGTGCCGAGGGTCTGGAGCGAACTCTCTTCCTCGGTGCGGTCGTAGTAGATACCAAAGCCGCCACGGACGGAGAACTTGCCGGGCTGGCCGGAGATCCAACCGAGATCGGGTGCCCAGGCGAAGCCGAAGCGCGGGCCGAGTTCGCCCCAGTGCTTCACAGCCTGACCTGAGTTATAGCAACCGGGGTCTCCGGGGAACGCCATGTTGGTGGGCGCGCCAGGGAAGATATTCGATTTTTCGCCGACGATGAAGCAGGCAACAGCCTCGCCGCCGTACTGATGATTCATCATCGGGGTATCCATCGAATACCCGAGACCATAGTTGAGCGTAAGTGTGTTGGTGACCTTCCACGAGTCCTGCGCAAAGACGTAGTTCAGGAAGGCCGTTGCCGCGATCAGGTTGCCGGTGCCCTGCGCATAGGTGTCAGGGATGCCAAGGAGGTAATCGAGGAAGGCGTCGCCGGTCGAGTAGGCACCGTTGGTGTCGAACGAGTATGCGCCGCTATTGCGAGCATCGAAGAGGTTCCACACGGAGAACTTGCGACCGTCATAGCCGAACTTAAGACTGTGGTGGCCGAAGCTCTTGGTGAAGTTGTCATCGAGCTGGATAACCTGATCGATACGGGGCTGCGGTCCGTTTGTTGTACCGCCGATGGAAAAGCCCCCCGGCGAACCGCCGTTGACCGAGATGTTGGGCAGGGTCGCATTGGTTGTGTCGTTTGGCGTGATGCTGAAGCCAGCGGAGCTGGGCAGCATGACCTGCTGCGGCTTGCCCGTGTTGTAGTTGAAGCGGGTGTAGTGGGCCGACAGATCGTTGACGGCCGTCGTGCTTAGTTGACGCACGTAGTCGACGGTCCACTGCTGGATGTGCTCGATGCTGCCGTCGCCGAAGCCGGGGAGCGTCGCGCCGCTAAAGGGAACGCCTTCAAGAAGATTCTGGCTCAGATAAAGTCCGAGGACAGTGATCTGGTTCTTGGGGTTCAGGTTGTAGTCGACGCGGCCGATGTACTGGTTAGCGGTCGTGTTCTCAGTAGCGTTGAGGGTATAGAACGCGCCGTTGTTCGCGGCTGGAACGTACTGCTTGGCGAGCTTCGTGGTCAGCGCGTTGAAGGCACTAGTGGGAACGTAACCGGCGGCGGCGGATCCGCGAGCGCTGTCCAAGCAGTCGGCCCATGTCTCCCCGGTGGTGCAACCCGGGATGCTTATGGAGCTGGGAATTGGATTCGTGCTGAAGTTTCCGACGTCCGAGCTGAAGTTGCCCGCGAGTTGATTCGAGGTGAGAACCGTGTTGTTGTAAGTCCCCTCCGGTACGCGCTGATGCGTGCCCTGATACGCGCCGAAGAAGAAGAGCTTGTCCTTGAATACCGGACCACCGATGGTGCCACCGAAGATGTTCTGGTGGTAGGGGCTGATGACGTCAATTCGCTTGCCACCAGAGAACTGCTTCTGGAAGAAGCCGTTCGTGTTCAGGAAGGTATCGCGATAGTACTCAAAACCAGTGCCGTGGAAGCGGTTAGTACCCTGCTTGATGGTCGCAGTGACGATGCCGCCCGAGTTGCGGTCATACTCCGCATTCAGCGGACCGTCGATCAGGTTGAATTGATCGATCGCGTCGAGGTTCGGGACGAACACGATGGTGTTGAGCGCGATGTCGTTCGTGTCGGCGCCATTGATCAGATACTCAGACTGCTGTGCCTGAGCGCCGCTGACGGAGTAGGTGCCGGAGAAGCGCGTGTCGGTCGGCTGGACGCCAGGAAGTGTAGTTTCGAGCGCCGTGAAGTTGCGGCCGATGAGCGGCAGCTCTTCCATCTGTCCGGAGTTGACGATGTTGTTGAGCTGCATGTCGGTCGTGTTGACCTGGACGGCGTCGGCGGCGACCTCAAGGGTCTCGGTGGTGTTGCCGACCTGAAGCTTGACCGGCTCAACATACTCCTGATCGATGTTGAGGACAATGCCGGTGGCGGTGAAGCTGTTGAAGCCGGGTGCGCTGACCGTGATGCTGTAGGTGCCGACCGGGAGCTGCGGGAAGAGATAGTCGCCGGTAGAAAGGCTCTTCGTGGGGTATTTGACCCCGGTGGCGATGTTGGTCGCCGTGACGGTGGCGCCGGGGACGACTGCGCCCGAAGGATCCGTAACGGTTCCCTTGATGCGGGCATTTACGTCTACTGCGTGGGCCGGGAATGCAAGAAACGCCAGTACGAATGCGAAAACCAGCGTCGACGAGACGCTTCGAAACTTAGCCAAAGACATGAATTTCTCCAGAACAGTTCTCCCTACGAGCTATTACTGTCGTTGTACGCAATTTTGGTGCCAAACCAAAAGGGTCGGGGGTCGACTCATAAGTTATTGAGGATTCGGGACACGATGGGATGGAACCTATGAATTTCTGGAGAAATTTGGGGTCGGGTTTCCGCTCAATGGGATCATGACCAAAAATAAAGGGCGCCCGAAGGCGCCCTTTTTAGGTCGTTGCGGTGTGTGCGGGATGGTTAGAAGTAGAACTTCGCGGCGAGCTGGGTCTGACGGGCCGGATAGGCCGAGTTGGTGGAAGTAATCTGGCCAAACGTTCCAGTCGGCGTACCACTGGAGTTGAAGGTGGGCGTGGCGCTGGGATTAGCGAAGTTGGTGTGATTGAAGACGTTGTCGGATTCCATACTGAGACGCAGACGCCGGAGTCCGTCAGACGACATGTTGAAATTTCTCGCGATAATCAGGTTGGTATTGTTGATCCCCGGACCATGGTAGGCGTTCCGTCCTTCGTTGCCGAAGGTACCGATGGCCTCCGGGGTAACGAAGCCGGTGTTGTAGGCAAACCAGCCTGTGGCAGTGGCTGTCTGGCTGGGGACGTCGTTGGCTCCGACACGCACGCGCGGGTTGAGACGAACGAGTGGGCCGACTTGGTTCGGGACGTCGGGGCAGGCGTAGAACGAGTTGCTGCTGGAGCACCACAGGGAGTTCGACGAGCCGCCGGCGTACGAGATGTCGTACGGAAAGCCGGTCGCCAAAGTCATGATGCCGGTAATCTCCCAGCCTGACAATGCTAGGTTCTTCGGGCTGTACCAACTAGACCCGTGCAAAATGGGCGAGATATAGATTGGGGCAAACACGAGGCGCTGACGCGCGTCATACGACGAATTGCCGTAGTTGAGGGCTTTATCGTATTGGTTGTAGCCACGGCCACTGGAGCCGAACCCGGAGTTCTCAAAGCTGGAGCCGTCGTCAAGTGCGTGCGAAAACGTATAGCTCAACTGGAACTGCAGACCGTGCGTGTAAGCCTTTTGAACGCTGGCCTGCAGGGCGTTGTAGTTTGAGCTTCCTTCGGACGCGTCTTCGCCAATGCTGGTAAAGCCAGTCAGGCCGGTGTTCGGATCAACGCTTCCCCAGGCGGTGTTCCCCGGGTAGAGTTTCATCTGGTTATTGGCGTTCGTGTTTACGACGTACGGGTTGGCGCTCGGTGCTGAGCAGGCCGGATTGGCAAGGCAAGCTGCGTGTCCGGCGGCTGTCTCGTAATTGCCTTCGTAGTCGACCTGATTGCGGTGGGCGAGCGAACCAACGTAGCTGAGCCGCGCAACTACCTTTGCTGGAAATTCACGCTCGAGGCTGAGCTGGAAGTTCTCGGCATAGGGAGCACGGAAATTTGGCGCGTAGGTGCTCTTTGAGACCGGCTCCAGCTTGGCCCAGTTGATAGGCGCACCGGGCGTGGGGAAGGTGTACGGGAACTTGTTCGCGTAAACCGTACCGGAGTTGATATCCACGTAAGGGTTGCCGAATTCGGGAACGAGAGTCCCAGTGGTGGTAGTGGAGTAGTCATTAACTCCAGTCGAGGTGAGACCGAACGGTGGTGTGGTGAGAGTCTCGAGCGAGCTCTCCTCCTCGGTGCGGTCGTAGTAAATGCCGAAACCGCCACGGATGGAGAACCTGTGAGCGCCACCAGAGAGCCAACCGAGACTGGTCGGCGACCAGGCGAAACCAATGCGCGGACCAAACTCGCCGTAATGCATGGTTGCCGTGGCGCTGGTCGAGCAGCCGGGGTCGCCCGGATAATTCAGGCCCTTCGGCGCGGTCGGGAAGACGGTGGACTGCTGGCCGCCGATAAGGCAGATGACCGCCTTGCCCTGGTACTGATGCTCGCGCAGAGGTGTATCGAGCGAGTAGCCCATGCCGTAATCGAACGTTAAGCTGTCGGAGACCTTCCAGGTGTCCTGCGCGAAGAGATAGTTGAGGAAAGCATCGGCCTGGATGGTAGCGCCGGAACTCTGGGAGTAGCTAGCCGGAATTCCGAGCAGGAAGTCGAGGATCGGCACGCCAGTGCTGTAGGTGGATGTTGACGTGAAGCTGTAGCTTCCGTTGTTGCGTGCGCTGAACGGATTGGAAACATTGAAGCGGCGACCGTCATAGCCGAACTTGAACGAGTGGTTTCCAATGACCTTGGAAACGCTGTCACCAAGCTGGTAAACCTGGTCGATGCGAGGCTGCGGGCCATTGGTGGAAAAACCAAGAGTAAAGAAGCCGGAGACGCTCATGAGCGGCAGGCCTTCGGCCGCCGTGTTCTGTGGGCTGATCTGGAAGCCGGCGCTCGAGGGAGAGACGGGATTCTGTGGAAAGACCGCCTGATAGTTGAAGCGTGTCCAGTGGACCTGGAACTCGTTTACGGTCGACGCGTTGAACTGATGGACATAGTCGAAGGTGTATTGCTGGGTGTATTGCGTACTCACGTCGCCGAAGCCAGGGACAGTGGCGCCGGTGAATGGCAGAGTTTCGGGTGCGACCTGGTGCTGGTACACGCCGACGAACGTGAACTGATTCGTCGGATTCAGCGCAAAATCAATGCGTCCCATCTCCTGATCAGCTTTGGTCGTTACAACGGGGTTGAAGTTGTAACCGTAGGTTCCGCTGTTGGGCGAGGGGACATAAGCCTTGATCATTGCAACGGAAATGGGATTAAAGGCCGACGTCGGCACCACGCCGTTTGTTCCGGCGGCGCCGAGGCAAACAGACCAAACCGAACCCGGAGGGCAGCCTGGAATGCCAGTAATCGTCGCGGGCACCTTGGCGGTGCTGAAGCTGTAGTTGAATTGATTGCTGGAAGATTTCAAGAACTCAGAGAAGTTGCCGCCCAGATTGTTGGCATCAGGGACATAAATTCCTGTGCCGCCGGCCTCTGGAACGACCTGGCGAGTGCCCTGATAGGCGCCGAAGAAGAACAGTTTGTCCCTGAAGATGGGGCCGCCGAGGGTGCCACCAAAGACGTTCTGGTGGTACTTTGATACGGTCTTCAGCCCGGTTGACGGGCTGTATTGAAAGAAGCTTGCGGTGTTCAGAAAAGTGTCGCGGTAAAACTCAAACGCGTCGCCATGGAAATGGTTTGTGCCTTGTTTTATCGTCGCGCTCACGATGCCGCCCGAGTTGCGGTCGTACTCGGCATTCAGAGGACCTTCCAAGAGATTAAACTGGTTGATCGCGTCCAGATTCGGCGTATAGGTGAGGGTATTCAGCGCAAGATCATTTGTGTCGGCACCGTTGACGACGAACTCAGACTGTTGCGTCTGAGAGCCGCTGGCAGAGTAGGTGCCGAAGCGATCACTGGAAGCCTGTACGCCGGGCTCGATGAGCTCGAGGCCAGTGAAGTTTCGGTTGATCAGCGGCAGCTCAACCATCTGACTGGAGTCAACAATGTTGCCGAGCTGCATGTCCGTGGTGTTGACCTGGACAGCATCGGCGGCGACTTCGAGGGTTTCCGTGCGGTTTCCGACCTCGAGTTTGACGGGCTGCACGTACTCCTGGTCGATGTTGATGATGATGCCGGTAATGGTGAAGGCTTTGAAGCCCTGGGCGGAGACCGAGATGCTGTAAGTGCCGACCGGAAGCTGCGGGAAGAGATAGTTGCCGTCGGAGAGAGTCTTGGTCTCGAACTTGACCCCAGTCGCTGAGTTTGTGGCTGTGACCTGGACGCCAGGCAAGACGGCGCCGGAGGGATCGGTTACGGTGCCCTTGATGCGGCCGTTCACGTCAATCGCGCTGGCGGGAAGGGTGGCAAAGGCAAGAAGGAAGACGAGAAGAAGAGACGACAGAATGCACCGCAGCCTAGAAAGATCCATGGTTCTTTCTCCAAGAGGTGAGGCAGATGGTTGCTTGTCGCGGTGTATTAGCACGTTGAATTCCAAACCTTGGAATAAAAGATTTGGCCGGAAATCGCGCAGTTGTGCCTCTGGAGCTGTCTGACTTCTATGAATTTGCGGAGAATTTCTATAGGTTTTTTGTTCGCTGGGCGACTTAAGTACGTGTCGATTCTGTCATTTGCGGTGGCGTTGACCGATTGAGTACTCCTCTCAGATTTGAAGGCACGTTCGCAGAGCTTTTATCAGGCGTTCCTAGTGGTGCCCCAGGATTGGTGCAGATACACCGGTTTTCCTGGAGGCGGACGCGATGCAGGCGAAGACCCAGATCTCAAGCCTTTGGAAGGATGGCGCGGCAGCGGAGCCGTACCGCACGGGCGTGTCGCTGCACAGCCATACGAGCTGCTCGGAAGAGAGCTTGAAATTCGTGCACATGTTTGTGAGCGCGCTTCCGGGAGCCGACTGGCTGGTGCGGCGGTATGAACGCGGATGCCGGAAGAACCACGGGCTCGAGCTTGATTTTGAGCGCGCGTTCTGGCGGCCGCCGCTGTTGCCCAGGATGGCGTTCGACCTGGAGGCAGGGCAGATTCGCGGGCTGGGATTGGAGCCTCTGGTTTCAATTAC
Protein-coding sequences here:
- a CDS encoding carboxypeptidase-like regulatory domain-containing protein; the encoded protein is MDLSRLRCILSSLLLVFLLAFATLPASAIDVNGRIKGTVTDPSGAVLPGVQVTATNSATGVKFETKTLSDGNYLFPQLPVGTYSISVSAQGFKAFTITGIIINIDQEYVQPVKLEVGNRTETLEVAADAVQVNTTDMQLGNIVDSSQMVELPLINRNFTGLELIEPGVQASSDRFGTYSASGSQTQQSEFVVNGADTNDLALNTLTYTPNLDAINQFNLLEGPLNAEYDRNSGGIVSATIKQGTNHFHGDAFEFYRDTFLNTASFFQYSPSTGLKTVSKYHQNVFGGTLGGPIFRDKLFFFGAYQGTRQVVPEAGGTGIYVPDANNLGGNFSEFLKSSSNQFNYSFSTAKVPATITGIPGCPPGSVWSVCLGAAGTNGVVPTSAFNPISVAMIKAYVPSPNSGTYGYNFNPVVTTKADQEMGRIDFALNPTNQFTFVGVYQHQVAPETLPFTGATVPGFGDVSTQYTQQYTFDYVHQFNASTVNEFQVHWTRFNYQAVFPQNPVSPSSAGFQISPQNTAAEGLPLMSVSGFFTLGFSTNGPQPRIDQVYQLGDSVSKVIGNHSFKFGYDGRRFNVSNPFSARNNGSYSFTSTSTYSTGVPILDFLLGIPASYSQSSGATIQADAFLNYLFAQDTWKVSDSLTFDYGMGYSLDTPLREHQYQGKAVICLIGGQQSTVFPTAPKGLNYPGDPGCSTSATATMHYGEFGPRIGFAWSPTSLGWLSGGAHRFSIRGGFGIYYDRTEEESSLETLTTPPFGLTSTGVNDYSTTTTGTLVPEFGNPYVDINSGTVYANKFPYTFPTPGAPINWAKLEPVSKSTYAPNFRAPYAENFQLSLEREFPAKVVARLSYVGSLAHRNQVDYEGNYETAAGHAACLANPACSAPSANPYVVNTNANNQMKLYPGNTAWGSVDPNTGLTGFTSIGEDASEGSSNYNALQASVQKAYTHGLQFQLSYTFSHALDDGSSFENSGFGSSGRGYNQYDKALNYGNSSYDARQRLVFAPIYISPILHGSSWYSPKNLALSGWEITGIMTLATGFPYDISYAGGSSNSLWCSSSNSFYACPDVPNQVGPLVRLNPRVRVGANDVPSQTATATGWFAYNTGFVTPEAIGTFGNEGRNAYHGPGINNTNLIIARNFNMSSDGLRRLRLSMESDNVFNHTNFANPSATPTFNSSGTPTGTFGQITSTNSAYPARQTQLAAKFYF
- a CDS encoding carboxypeptidase regulatory-like domain-containing protein, coding for MSLAKFRSVSSTLVFAFVLAFLAFPAHAVDVNARIKGTVTDPSGAVVPGATVTATNIATGVKYPTKSLSTGDYLFPQLPVGTYSITVSAPGFNSFTATGIVLNIDQEYVEPVKLQVGNTTETLEVAADAVQVNTTDMQLNNIVNSGQMEELPLIGRNFTALETTLPGVQPTDTRFSGTYSVSGAQAQQSEYLINGADTNDIALNTIVFVPNLDAIDQFNLIDGPLNAEYDRNSGGIVTATIKQGTNRFHGTGFEYYRDTFLNTNGFFQKQFSGGKRIDVISPYHQNIFGGTIGGPVFKDKLFFFGAYQGTHQRVPEGTYNNTVLTSNQLAGNFSSDVGNFSTNPIPSSISIPGCTTGETWADCLDSARGSAAAGYVPTSAFNALTTKLAKQYVPAANNGAFYTLNATENTTANQYIGRVDYNLNPKNQITVLGLYLSQNLLEGVPFSGATLPGFGDGSIEHIQQWTVDYVRQLSTTAVNDLSAHYTRFNYNTGKPQQVMLPSSAGFSITPNDTTNATLPNISVNGGSPGGFSIGGTTNGPQPRIDQVIQLDDNFTKSFGHHSLKFGYDGRKFSVWNLFDARNSGAYSFDTNGAYSTGDAFLDYLLGIPDTYAQGTGNLIAATAFLNYVFAQDSWKVTNTLTLNYGLGYSMDTPMMNHQYGGEAVACFIVGEKSNIFPGAPTNMAFPGDPGCYNSGQAVKHWGELGPRFGFAWAPDLGWISGQPGKFSVRGGFGIYYDRTEEESSLQTLGTPPFGFQSGGANDFGGTPSVVNPFVDINGGNDPTGAPLSQTSENNRFPYVAPSRGSSIAWSSLEPVFNISSYDQSFRAPYSENFQLSVERELPSRMVARLSYVGALGKHNQVTYEGDYETAAGHAACVADPSCVAQRNSQSGVYPSHTIGNNPNFIEIGEVGSYASSNYNSLQASITKAVTHGLQFQASYTYAHAMDDASSFENSGFGNSGQRAWNQFQKSLNYGDSTYDVRHHFVFSPVYTSPLIHGSAFSPMSLALSGWEISGILTLNTGEPYDISYAGTTGRSLWCSPNYSFYACPDVPVQSGPLVRTNPRNLSAKGQWFANNGFITDEPIGSFGNVHRNPYHGPGANNTNLVLAKNFILSNDGVMRLQLRMESDNVFNHTSFNNPSSLWEVGGANTAFGEITSAANARQTQLGARFYF
- the gyrA gene encoding DNA gyrase subunit A → MPDDQNQLPLGSNPNDPPSAQDANSNNPPPGGGGDGPGAPTGPGALQLLPINIEEEMRRSYLDYSMSVIIGRALPDARDGLKPVHRRVLYGMQEMGLQFNKKYTKSAKVVGHVMGNYHPHGDSAIYDTMVRLAQPFSLRYPLIDGQGNFGSVDGDPPAAMRYTESRMMRLAGEMLADIDSETVDFVPNYDESTTEPSVLPARIPNLIVNGSTGIAVGMATNIPPHNLTEVLNATIALIQKEKSDARPDLAIVLDHVKGPDFPTGGYLYGRGNLAQTYKTGRGRFIMRAKCGLEQISGGRQAIITTEIPYQVNKSNLIKRIAELVNEKIIDDISDVRDESDRDGMRIVIELKRGAQHEIVLNQLYKHTQMQESFSMIFLAVHNNQPKELSLPAAIHAFIDHRIDVVRRRTAFLLNKARDREHILLGQQIALDHLDSVIKIIRQSASRADARENLFQFFSNRRITLRGTEIKGVSLDPAKYGIDLAGGSVSAQLAGNSTGTLILSYRQIDAILELQLYRLTQLSVDEILNELKLVRDNIAEFESILASEKKLRRVIVKELEEIRDKYGDARRTTIIDESAELTLEDLIADEQVAVTVSNTGYLKRTPISTYRQQRRGGTGRMGMKTREEDFVSQLIIDSTHAYLLCFTNTGRVYWLKVYEIPDVGAAGKGKAMASLVDLQPGEKVVTILPVRDLTEENKYVLFATRNGTVKKTALRDFSNVMARGIIAIGIDKDDELVTARMTDGEQVIFLATHDGMAIRFDERDLRAMGRPAFGNRGISLKKGDYVIGAAVTPSNEARNKQRLERAKAAGLAAQVQKAIDEAIDSAASQPLELAAADDTAAAPALSEEAAAKLQKLDEKLGLTPCLILTVSENGYGKRTDVDAYRLQSRGGKG